A window from Citrus sinensis cultivar Valencia sweet orange chromosome 3, DVS_A1.0, whole genome shotgun sequence encodes these proteins:
- the LOC107176929 gene encoding receptor-like protein 34, which yields MLEGTIDDNSTLFHLLRLQSLNLAFNNFNGSQISPEFLRLKELTYLNLSYSRFSGLLPQEISHMSKLTHLDLSDCDMTIEQKSFDLLASNLTKLSVLNLRWADKSLIEPFSVLNLSSTITVLDLSGTGYLPESNWSTSLRELDLSFSNFTASIGNLTKATEIAFRSNQFTGQLPYQVSGLLDLATLDLSDNFLLGRVPSWLFALPSLNSIDLSQNKFTGPIDQFQSPNSLQVVRLDDNQINGTIPNSIFDLVNLTDLNLSSNNLSGTVRYDLLPELKNLIYLDLSNNSQLSFISSSNISIKYSLPSLKELRFSYCNITKFPGFLRNSEELEFLDLSNNRIHGRISKSDSQGWKSLTYLDISNNFLTQIEQHPWKNITVLNLRNNTIQGTILVPPPSTRAFLFSNNKLFGQIPPSICSLSSLEYLSLSHNNLNGTIPPCLGNFSTQLTILHLNNNKLQGRIPDAFANGSCSLRSLDLNSNKLEGPFPRYLADCDELEVVNVGNNMIGDTFPSWLGCLPGLNILVLRSNRFYGPLCESNIMFPFQALRIIDLSHNEFTGFLPRWIFVSLEAMKNVDEKGSDGLYMQREEDYYQDSVTVTVKGRDVVLKRIITILTTIDLSSNQFQAEIPRVLGDFKSLIVLNLSHNGLTGSIPVSFANMTALESLDLSSNKLHGRILEQLLSVTALASLNLSYNRLWGRIPRGNQFNTFENDSYIGNIHLCGEPLTVTCSNDAVPKAPPSASTDHEEDETTSWFDWKMAKMGYASGLVIGLSIGYMVFSTGKPQWLVMMVEEDQQKKVRGARRRHRR from the exons ATGCTTGAAGGTACCATCGATGACAATAGCACCCTCTTTCATCTTTTACGTCTCCAATCTCTCAACCTCGCTTTCAACAATTTCAATGGTTCTCAAATCTCCCCCGAGTTTCTTCGGCTAAAGGAATTGACATATCTTAACCTCTCTTATTCTAGATTCAGTGGTCTACTCCCACAGGAAATATCTCACATGTCCAAACTAACACATCTTGATCTTTCCGATTGTGACATGACAATCGaacaaaaatcttttgatTTGCTTGCGAGTAACCTTACAAAATTAAGTGTTCTCAATCTCCGATGGGCAGACAAGTCTTTGATTGAACCTTTTTCTGTGTTAAACTTATCTTCAACAATCACTGTTCTCGATCTGAGTGGTACTG GTTATCTTCCAGAGTCTAACTGGAGTACTTCTCTTAGGGAGTTGGATCTTTCTTTCAGTAATTTTACAG CATCAATTGGAAACCTCACTAAAGCTACTGAAATTGCGTTTCGATCCAATCAATTTACTGGCCAACTGCCTTATCAGGTAAGTGGTTTATTGGATTTAGCCACTTTAGACCTTTCTGACAACTTTCTCCTAGGCCGGGTACCGTCTTGGTTGTTCGCTCTTCCTTCCTTGAATTCTATAGATCTTTCCCAGAATAAGTTCACCGGTCCAATTGATCAATTCCAGTCGCCTAATTCACTACAAGTAGTTCGTTTAGATGACAACCAGATAAATGGTACAATTCCTAATTCCATCTTTGATCTTGTGAACCTCACTGATCTCAATCTTTCATCAAATAACTTGAGTGGCACTGTTAGGTACGACCTGTTACCAGAGTTGAAAAATCTTATATATCTTGATCTTTCAAACAATAGCCAACTCTCATTTATTTCCTCTAGCAATATCAGTATCAAATATTCCTTACCTAGTCTTAAGGAATTGCGTTTCTCTTATTGCAATATCACTAAGTTCCCAGGTTTCTTGAGAAACTCAGAGGAGTTGGAATTCTTAGACCTTTCCAACAACAGAATTCATGGTCGGATTTCGAAATCTGATTCCCAAGGATGGAAGAGTTTGACTTATCTTGATATTTCTAACAATTTTCTGACACAAATAGAGCAACATCCATGGAAGAATATTACAGTGCTTAATCTTCGAAACAACACAATCCAAGGAACAATTCTGGTTCCACCACCTTCAACACGAGCCTTCTTATTTTCTAACAACAAATTGTTCGGACAGATCCCTCCATCTATTTGCAGTTTGAGTTCCCTTGAATATCTTTCTTTATCTCACAACAATTTGAACGGAACAATTCCACCGTGTCTTGGAAACTTCAGCACTCAGTTGACTATTCTACACCTGAACAACAACAAACTTCAGGGTCGCATCCCTGATGCTTTTGCAAATGGAAGTTGCAGTTTAAGGAGTCTTGACCTTAATAGCAATAAGTTGGAAGGGCCGTTCCCAAGATATCTGGCAGATTGTGATGAGCTGGAGGTTGTCAATGTGGGCAACAACATGATAGGTGACACATTTCCGAGCTGGTTGGGATGTCTTCCAGGTCTAAATATTCTCGTCTTGAGATCTAATCGATTCTATGGTCCACTATGCGAGTCCAATATTATGTTTCCCTTTCAAGCGCTTCGAATCATTGATCTCTCTCATAATGAATTCACTGGTTTTCTGCCAAGATGGATCTTTGTAAGTTTGGAAGCAATGAAGAATGTGGACGAAAAGGGATCCGACGGACTATATATGCAGCGAGAGGAAGATTATTATCAAGATTCTGTAACAGTGACAGTGAAAGGGCGCGATGTGGTACTAAAAAGGATCATAACCATTTTGACAACCATTGATCTGTCCAGCAATCAGTTTCAGGCAGAAATTCCTCGAGTACTTGGAGACTTCAAATCATTGATTGTGCTCAACCTTTCTCACAATGGCCTAACAGGTTCTATTCCGGTTTCCTTTGCGAATATGACAGCGCTTGAATCATTGGACCTGTCTTCTAACAAGCTTCACGGAAGGATTCTAGAGCAGTTGTTAAGCGTTACAGCCCTTGCATCGTTAAATCTTTCATATAACCGGCTTTGGGGACGCATTCCTCGCGGCAATCAATTTAATACATTTGAAAATGATTCCTATATTGGGAACATTCATTTGTGTGGAGAGCCATTGACAGTAACTTGCAGCAATGATGCGGTGCCAAAAGCGCCTCCTTCGGCTTCTACTGATCATGAGGAAGATGAAACTACAAGCTGGTTTGATTGGAAAATGGCGAAGATGGGGTATGCATCTGGACTGGTAATTGGATTGTCTATTGGATACATGGTATTCTCAACAGGAAAACCACAATGGTTAGTGATGATGGTTGAAGAAGACCAGCAGAAGAAGGTTAGGGGAGCACGACGAAGACATAGGAGATAA